One Flavobacteriales bacterium genomic region harbors:
- the guaB gene encoding IMP dehydrogenase: MSLNSSKFIGEGLTYDDVLLVPAYSEVLPRDVNLSSQFTKNITLNSPIISAAMDTVTESALAISIAQQGGIGVVHKNMPIAAQANEVRKVKRSESGLILDPITVTEDKSVGDVLNLMAENKIGGIPVVDQQKELVGIITNRDLRFVKDIKKKVSEVMTKAPLITAKGKVNLVDAEKILQQHKIEKLPVVNDENKLIGLITFRDIIKVKEYPNACKDQYGRLRVAAAVGVTYDTIERVEALANAGVDAVIIDTAHGHTKGVIEVLKKVKQQFPNIDVVVGNIATGAAAKALADAGADAVKVGIGPGSICTTRIIAGVGVPQLSAVINVAEGLAGYNVPIIADGGIRFTGDLVKAIAAGADSIMMGSLFAGTEESPGETIIFEGRKFKSYRGMGSLEAMQKGSKDRYFQDMEDDIKKLVPEGISGRVPYKGNLQEVMHQLIGGLRSGMGYCGADTIEKLKLAQFVRITNSGIKESHPHDVTITREAPNYNIK; this comes from the coding sequence ATGTCATTAAATTCATCAAAATTCATCGGAGAAGGTCTTACATACGATGATGTCCTATTAGTTCCTGCTTATTCTGAAGTGTTGCCAAGAGATGTCAATTTATCTTCTCAATTTACCAAAAACATTACACTTAACAGTCCTATTATTTCTGCTGCAATGGATACTGTTACAGAAAGTGCGCTTGCGATTTCAATTGCGCAACAAGGCGGTATAGGAGTTGTACATAAAAATATGCCTATAGCAGCTCAAGCCAATGAAGTTCGTAAAGTAAAACGTTCTGAAAGTGGGTTAATTCTTGATCCCATTACTGTTACTGAGGACAAAAGTGTAGGTGATGTTTTGAATTTAATGGCTGAAAATAAAATAGGAGGAATTCCTGTAGTTGATCAACAAAAAGAATTAGTTGGAATTATCACCAATAGAGATCTACGCTTTGTTAAAGACATCAAGAAAAAAGTTAGTGAAGTGATGACTAAAGCTCCTTTAATTACAGCTAAAGGAAAAGTTAACTTAGTAGATGCTGAGAAAATTTTACAACAACACAAGATTGAGAAGTTACCTGTTGTTAATGACGAGAATAAATTGATCGGATTAATCACATTTAGAGATATCATTAAAGTTAAAGAATATCCAAACGCTTGTAAAGATCAGTATGGTAGATTAAGAGTTGCTGCTGCAGTAGGAGTTACTTATGACACCATTGAACGAGTAGAAGCCTTGGCCAATGCTGGTGTAGACGCTGTTATTATTGATACCGCACATGGTCATACTAAAGGGGTGATTGAAGTGCTTAAAAAAGTTAAACAACAATTCCCTAACATCGATGTTGTTGTAGGAAACATTGCTACAGGAGCTGCTGCAAAAGCGCTTGCTGATGCAGGAGCTGACGCAGTAAAAGTAGGAATTGGACCAGGTTCGATTTGTACAACGAGAATTATTGCCGGAGTAGGTGTACCACAATTATCTGCTGTCATCAATGTGGCTGAAGGTCTAGCTGGTTATAATGTTCCTATTATTGCTGATGGGGGGATTCGTTTTACGGGAGATTTAGTTAAAGCTATCGCTGCTGGTGCTGATTCTATTATGATGGGATCCCTTTTTGCTGGTACTGAAGAGTCTCCAGGTGAAACGATTATTTTTGAGGGAAGAAAGTTTAAATCTTATCGTGGAATGGGATCATTAGAGGCGATGCAAAAAGGTTCTAAAGATCGATATTTTCAGGACATGGAAGATGACATTAAAAAGTTGGTTCCTGAAGGAATTTCTGGTAGAGTTCCTTACAAAGGGAACTTACAAGAAGTTATGCACCAATTAATTGGAGGACTTCGATCAGGGATGGGATATTGTGGTGCTGACACCATTGAAAAATTAAAACTGGCTCAATTTGTGCGAATCACCAACTCAGGGATAAAAGAAAGCCATCCTCATGATGTGACCATCACTAGAGAGGCTCCAAACTATAATATTAAATAA
- a CDS encoding ABC transporter ATP-binding protein/permease, which yields MKEFFKILTLVKGYRLYAILNVVLNLLATFFSLFSLMMLIPVTEVLFSQGDKLKEILENPPSLNFTSLDFSLKDYLFYQLAEQIQLVGQEKVLLMVCVFLVVAILLKNLSTYFALYYIAVIRNGVVRDFRNTIYDQIVELPLAYYSDEKKGDIISRMTNDLKEVEWSVLRSLEAVFRDPINIVVFFVTLVWMSPSLTLFLIVFFPLSGFLIGVIGKSLRRSASKGQEKLGGLIAHLEETLGGLRIIKAFNAKESSKEKFKKYNEDYNQIMIKMYRKGDLASPVSEFLGITLIAVVLLYGGSLVFEGEIRSSMFITYIGLLSQLISPFKSITSAYSNAQRGLSAMDRIKEIIQAEITITDPVVPQPYKAFEEAVVYEGVSFKYGKEEVLSNINLSIPKGKMVALVGQSGAGKSTLADLLPRFYDVTEGQILIDGVNIKALKLKDLRSHLGVVTQAPILFNDTVYNNIAFGQENVTKEEIVKAAKIANAHEFILKLEDGYQTNVGDGGGSLSGGQRQRISIARAVLKNPSILILDEATSALDTESEKLVQEALNNLMKNRTSIVIAHRLSTVQHADEIVVMQDGKIVERGNHTELVALDGKYKRLTEMQSFD from the coding sequence ATGAAAGAGTTTTTTAAAATATTAACCTTGGTTAAAGGGTATAGGCTTTATGCGATATTAAATGTAGTCCTCAACTTATTGGCTACATTTTTCTCCTTATTTTCTTTGATGATGCTTATTCCTGTAACGGAAGTTTTGTTTAGCCAAGGAGATAAATTGAAAGAGATATTAGAAAATCCGCCAAGTTTGAATTTTACATCGTTGGATTTCTCATTAAAAGATTATTTGTTTTATCAATTAGCTGAGCAAATTCAACTTGTAGGTCAAGAAAAAGTGTTGTTGATGGTTTGCGTATTCCTTGTTGTCGCAATTTTATTAAAAAATTTATCCACCTATTTTGCATTGTATTATATTGCTGTTATTAGAAATGGTGTCGTTAGAGACTTTAGGAATACGATTTATGATCAAATTGTAGAATTACCATTAGCCTATTATTCTGATGAGAAAAAAGGGGACATTATTTCTAGAATGACTAATGACTTAAAAGAGGTAGAATGGTCAGTATTAAGATCTCTTGAAGCTGTATTTAGAGACCCAATTAATATTGTCGTTTTTTTTGTTACGCTTGTTTGGATGAGTCCATCTTTGACTTTGTTCCTAATCGTGTTTTTCCCTCTTTCAGGCTTTTTAATAGGTGTAATTGGTAAAAGTTTAAGAAGAAGTGCTTCAAAAGGTCAAGAGAAATTAGGAGGCTTAATCGCTCATTTAGAAGAAACACTAGGGGGACTAAGAATTATAAAAGCTTTTAATGCTAAAGAAAGTTCGAAAGAGAAGTTTAAAAAATACAATGAGGATTACAATCAAATAATGATTAAAATGTACAGGAAAGGTGATTTAGCATCTCCTGTAAGTGAGTTCTTGGGAATTACTTTAATCGCAGTTGTGTTGTTGTATGGGGGAAGTCTAGTTTTTGAAGGAGAAATTAGAAGCTCAATGTTTATTACCTATATCGGACTTTTGTCTCAGCTAATTTCTCCATTTAAGTCTATAACTTCAGCGTATTCAAACGCACAAAGGGGGCTATCAGCAATGGATAGAATAAAGGAAATTATTCAAGCTGAAATAACTATTACAGATCCAGTTGTACCTCAGCCTTACAAAGCTTTTGAAGAAGCAGTCGTTTATGAGGGGGTTTCGTTTAAATATGGAAAAGAAGAAGTGTTGTCAAATATCAACTTGTCTATTCCAAAAGGAAAAATGGTCGCTTTAGTAGGCCAATCAGGTGCAGGGAAATCTACGTTAGCGGATTTATTACCTCGGTTTTATGATGTTACCGAGGGGCAAATCTTGATAGATGGAGTAAACATTAAAGCGTTAAAATTGAAAGATTTGAGAAGTCATTTAGGTGTCGTTACTCAAGCTCCAATTTTATTTAATGATACGGTCTATAATAACATTGCTTTTGGACAAGAAAATGTCACCAAGGAAGAAATTGTAAAAGCAGCAAAGATTGCAAATGCTCACGAATTCATCTTAAAACTAGAAGATGGCTATCAAACAAATGTTGGAGATGGTGGAGGTAGTTTGTCGGGAGGTCAACGCCAAAGGATTAGCATCGCAAGAGCAGTTTTGAAAAACCCGTCTATATTGATTTTAGATGAAGCGACTTCAGCTTTAGATACTGAAAGCGAAAAATTAGTTCAGGAAGCTTTAAATAATCTAATGAAAAATAGAACCTCAATTGTGATCGCTCATCGTTTATCAACTGTTCAGCATGCTGATGAAATTGTTGTGATGCAGGATGGGAAAATTGTAGAAAGAGGCAATCATACGGAATTAGTTGCGTTAGATGGAAAATACAAAAGATTGACAGAAATGCAATCGTTTGATTAG
- the recQ gene encoding DNA helicase RecQ, giving the protein MEAIGLSLREGLQKYFGFDSFKGEQESIIQGLLEGKHTFVIMPTGGGKSLCYQLPALMSEGTAIVVSPLIALMKNQVDSIRQVSDDDSVAHFLNSSLNKTEANRVKNDVIEGRTKLLYVAPESLTKQENVDFLKSVKISFFAIDEAHCISEWGHDFRPEYRRLRPIIESIDKVPIIALTATATSKVQHDIQKNLGMLDAKVFKASFNRKNLYYEIKPKKNVEKEIVKFIKQREGKSGVIYCLSRKKVEELAELLQVNGINALPYHAGLDAATRAKHQDMFLMEDVEVIVATIAFGMGIDKPDVRFVIHHDIPKSLESYYQETGRAGRDGGEGYCLAFYSYKDIEKLEKFLHGRPVAEQEVGSQLLQEVAAYAETSMNRRKFLLHYFGEDFDDVNGEGADMCDNSRYPKEKFEGKEDVLLVLKTIESVNGKHKVKHFVNLLTGKVNAEMTTYKHLDNPFFGKGKEEGGAHWNAVLRQVIVKGLVGKEIESYGTLFLKEKGKAFLAAPSSFELIKERDFVDDLGDDIVVSQKGGSVLDDTLFGMLKDLRKKIAKDKGVPPFVVFQDPSLEDMTVQYPITQEELMQIQGVGQGKAKRYGAPFLDLIIKYVKDNNIERPQDFIVKSVVKKSGAKVNIIMNIDRKLPLEDIAKGIGISYDELLNEIEVIVSSGTKVNLDYCINEMIEEDAQEEIYDYFMEDAETDSIAEAYEEFDGDYSEEELRVMRIKFMSEVAN; this is encoded by the coding sequence ATGGAAGCAATAGGATTATCTCTTAGGGAAGGGCTGCAAAAATATTTTGGTTTCGATAGCTTTAAAGGAGAGCAAGAATCAATAATTCAAGGATTGTTAGAAGGAAAGCATACGTTCGTGATTATGCCAACTGGAGGAGGTAAGTCGCTGTGTTACCAGCTGCCAGCTTTAATGTCAGAGGGAACAGCAATTGTTGTGTCGCCTTTGATCGCTTTAATGAAAAATCAAGTTGATTCTATACGTCAGGTAAGTGACGACGATAGTGTCGCTCATTTTTTAAATTCATCATTGAATAAAACAGAGGCTAATAGAGTCAAAAATGATGTGATAGAGGGGCGTACTAAGCTCTTATATGTAGCACCTGAATCACTGACTAAACAGGAAAATGTAGATTTTTTAAAAAGTGTTAAAATTTCATTTTTTGCAATTGATGAAGCACATTGTATCTCGGAATGGGGACATGATTTTAGACCAGAATACCGACGTTTACGACCGATTATAGAAAGTATTGATAAAGTTCCAATCATCGCTTTGACAGCAACTGCTACTTCCAAGGTTCAGCATGATATTCAAAAGAATTTAGGAATGTTGGATGCTAAAGTCTTTAAAGCATCATTTAATAGAAAAAACCTTTACTACGAAATTAAACCCAAAAAAAATGTAGAAAAGGAAATCGTTAAATTTATTAAACAACGGGAAGGGAAATCTGGTGTTATTTATTGCTTAAGTAGAAAAAAAGTAGAAGAATTAGCGGAGTTATTACAAGTAAATGGCATTAATGCATTGCCATACCATGCTGGTTTAGACGCTGCTACTAGGGCGAAACATCAAGACATGTTTTTAATGGAGGATGTAGAGGTTATTGTTGCAACAATAGCATTTGGAATGGGGATCGATAAACCAGATGTTAGGTTTGTAATTCATCATGATATTCCTAAGTCATTAGAGAGTTATTATCAAGAAACAGGAAGAGCAGGAAGAGATGGAGGAGAAGGGTATTGCCTAGCTTTTTATAGTTATAAAGATATCGAAAAATTAGAGAAGTTTTTACATGGAAGACCAGTAGCTGAGCAGGAAGTTGGAAGTCAATTGTTGCAGGAAGTTGCTGCTTATGCAGAAACAAGCATGAACCGTCGAAAGTTTTTACTGCATTATTTTGGAGAAGACTTTGATGACGTAAATGGAGAAGGGGCTGATATGTGTGATAACTCTAGGTATCCAAAAGAAAAATTTGAAGGTAAAGAAGATGTGTTGTTAGTACTGAAGACGATAGAATCCGTTAATGGAAAACATAAGGTTAAGCATTTTGTTAACCTACTCACAGGTAAGGTGAATGCAGAAATGACCACCTACAAACACTTGGATAACCCTTTCTTTGGAAAAGGAAAAGAAGAGGGAGGAGCCCATTGGAATGCTGTTTTAAGGCAAGTAATTGTAAAGGGGCTGGTAGGAAAGGAAATTGAGAGCTATGGGACATTGTTTTTGAAAGAAAAAGGAAAAGCGTTTTTAGCAGCTCCAAGCTCTTTTGAATTAATCAAAGAACGAGACTTTGTAGATGATTTAGGTGATGACATTGTTGTTAGCCAGAAAGGAGGCAGTGTATTGGACGATACATTATTTGGTATGTTAAAAGACTTGAGGAAAAAAATAGCTAAAGATAAAGGAGTGCCTCCATTTGTTGTCTTTCAAGATCCATCATTAGAAGATATGACTGTCCAGTATCCAATCACTCAAGAAGAATTAATGCAAATTCAAGGAGTTGGACAAGGTAAAGCCAAAAGATATGGAGCTCCATTTTTAGATTTAATAATAAAATACGTAAAAGATAATAATATTGAACGACCACAAGATTTTATTGTGAAGTCTGTAGTAAAGAAAAGTGGAGCAAAAGTTAATATTATTATGAATATTGATCGAAAATTGCCATTAGAAGATATCGCTAAAGGTATTGGGATTTCTTATGATGAGTTGTTAAATGAGATTGAGGTAATCGTCTCTTCCGGTACAAAAGTTAACTTAGATTATTGTATCAATGAAATGATAGAAGAGGATGCGCAAGAAGAGATTTATGACTATTTTATGGAAGATGCGGAAACAGATAGTATAGCAGAAGCCTATGAAGAATTTGATGGCGATTATTCAGAGGAGGAATTGAGGGTGATGCGCATTAAATTCATGTCTGAGGTAGCAAATTAA
- a CDS encoding peptidylprolyl isomerase — MKHILTILSIVFSLSIANAQKLIDKVVAIVGDKAVLYSEIEGQKIQAKQQGLTLTKADEALILEDLMFQKLLLHQAEIDSIEVSEQQVSAELDQRIQYFAAQIGGIAELEKFYEKSIEEIKDEFFEQIENRLKTQQMEQKITEDVSVSPKEIKTFFNKIPSDSVPEIGSKIAVSQIVIRPEVTYEEKKKIKTKLTELRNKIIGGELNFDIAAEFYSEDPGSKSQGGYFGWVTRGTFVPEFDAVAFRVPLNEVSEIFETQYGYHITLIEERRGEQFKGKHILLSFKVGDLQLSETKRQLIDIKKEINENKITWEAAVLKHSDDDQTKGSEGILYNEAAGSMLWDMRELDPQIFAGINQLKVNEISEPQLMQTRDGAAYRILKLNEQTSPHKANLKDDYQLIQSFALQNKKAKAIEQWTNTKIKDVYIKLDEDYKEGSYQYNWLNE, encoded by the coding sequence ATGAAACACATTTTAACGATATTATCCATAGTATTTTCTTTATCAATTGCTAACGCTCAAAAACTAATAGACAAGGTTGTTGCTATTGTTGGTGACAAAGCTGTTTTGTATTCAGAAATAGAGGGACAAAAAATACAAGCTAAACAACAAGGTTTAACATTGACTAAAGCTGATGAAGCCTTAATCTTAGAAGATTTAATGTTCCAAAAACTATTGTTACATCAAGCCGAGATAGACAGTATTGAAGTAAGTGAACAACAAGTATCAGCGGAATTGGATCAAAGAATTCAATACTTTGCGGCTCAAATTGGCGGAATTGCTGAATTAGAAAAGTTTTATGAAAAATCTATCGAAGAAATTAAAGACGAGTTTTTCGAACAAATAGAAAACCGATTGAAAACTCAGCAAATGGAACAAAAGATTACTGAAGATGTTAGTGTTTCTCCAAAAGAAATCAAAACATTTTTCAATAAAATACCATCAGACAGTGTTCCCGAAATCGGAAGTAAAATTGCCGTTTCTCAAATTGTAATTAGACCTGAAGTTACCTACGAAGAGAAGAAGAAAATAAAAACTAAACTGACTGAATTGCGCAATAAGATTATTGGCGGTGAACTTAACTTTGACATTGCTGCCGAATTTTATTCAGAGGACCCTGGATCAAAATCACAAGGAGGGTACTTTGGCTGGGTTACCAGAGGAACTTTTGTTCCTGAATTTGATGCTGTGGCTTTTAGAGTACCATTAAATGAAGTTTCTGAAATATTTGAAACGCAATATGGTTATCACATTACACTCATTGAAGAGCGTAGAGGAGAACAATTTAAAGGAAAACATATCTTGCTGAGCTTTAAAGTTGGAGATCTACAACTCTCTGAAACTAAACGTCAATTAATTGATATTAAAAAAGAGATTAATGAAAATAAGATTACTTGGGAGGCTGCTGTATTAAAACATAGTGATGATGACCAAACAAAAGGAAGTGAAGGAATCTTATACAATGAAGCTGCTGGTTCTATGCTTTGGGACATGAGAGAATTAGACCCTCAAATATTTGCAGGAATTAATCAGCTAAAAGTTAACGAAATTTCTGAACCTCAACTGATGCAAACTAGAGATGGAGCTGCTTATAGAATACTAAAACTAAATGAGCAAACGTCTCCACACAAAGCTAATTTAAAAGACGATTATCAACTGATACAAAGTTTTGCTTTACAAAACAAAAAGGCTAAAGCTATTGAGCAGTGGACCAACACAAAAATTAAAGATGTATACATCAAACTAGATGAAGACTATAAAGAAGGTTCGTACCAATACAACTGGCTGAACGAATAA
- a CDS encoding T9SS type A sorting domain-containing protein, translating into MRLFLLFSLLICGFLIVNGQTNNKIKPYTFQNKLSITPTPLQLPSFDLDRVIEEEHANRINKSGMYRFGYEHQTNIDFKEEATWNLLPNGDQIALLKLKSDGALSINIIFSNFYLPDGAYLHVYNTEKTTLVGAYTSYNNNNSNILGTELIKGDEMIIEYYQPQNTLTTPQLLIGTVVHGFEDINNWYGQLKVNESGGCNMDVICADGIPWEKEIRSVARIVNGGGLCSGSLVNNTAQDGTPYFLTANHCNPQSMGSAIFRFNYNSPICGSQITANSQDAVDNHTINGSSLKARNAGSDFGLVELNTIPPDNYNVYYAGWNNSGNTPTQTVGIHHPRGDVKKLAFDEDAPVSGTFGTSITNGEWRILQWERNTTTEGGSSGSGLWDENHLIVGQLHGGQANCANSVNDYYGKFSVSWDGTSSTTRLKDWLDPQNSGATSLNGWDPNASDNDVYMVAILTPETTNCGNAVTPKILIKNNGEEALSTITFNYGTNGNILSSYNWSGNLATNDTLSITLPSTGVIPQGENSITIISNNPNETEDGDHSNDTLTTTFTNNQNCLAYPNPFRDQLTINFESDKINDLPVEIFLTDVQGKQLWSSTHDANANNELTINTSQLAKGIYLLEIRYAKESTLQKLIKN; encoded by the coding sequence ATGCGCTTATTTTTACTTTTTTCACTTCTTATCTGCGGTTTTTTAATTGTAAATGGTCAAACCAACAACAAAATAAAACCCTACACTTTTCAAAACAAGCTATCAATTACTCCTACCCCCCTTCAACTTCCCTCCTTTGATCTTGATCGTGTAATTGAAGAAGAACATGCTAACCGAATCAACAAATCTGGTATGTATCGTTTTGGCTATGAACACCAAACAAACATAGACTTTAAAGAAGAAGCCACTTGGAACCTATTACCCAATGGCGATCAAATTGCTTTATTAAAATTGAAGAGCGATGGCGCTTTATCTATCAATATTATCTTCTCTAATTTTTACCTCCCTGATGGAGCATACCTACATGTATACAACACAGAGAAAACTACTCTTGTTGGAGCCTATACCTCATACAACAATAACAACAGCAATATTTTAGGTACTGAACTTATTAAAGGAGATGAGATGATTATTGAGTACTATCAACCTCAGAACACTTTAACGACTCCTCAACTATTGATTGGAACTGTTGTTCATGGCTTTGAAGATATCAACAACTGGTATGGACAACTAAAAGTCAATGAATCTGGAGGTTGCAACATGGATGTTATTTGTGCAGATGGGATTCCTTGGGAAAAGGAAATCCGTTCGGTAGCTAGAATAGTAAATGGCGGCGGTTTATGTTCTGGTTCTTTAGTCAACAATACTGCTCAGGATGGCACCCCTTATTTTCTTACTGCCAACCATTGTAATCCCCAGAGTATGGGAAGTGCCATTTTTAGATTTAATTATAACAGTCCAATATGTGGCAGTCAAATTACTGCTAACAGTCAAGATGCTGTAGACAACCATACCATTAACGGTTCTAGTTTAAAAGCAAGAAATGCAGGCTCTGATTTTGGATTGGTTGAATTAAATACAATCCCGCCTGACAACTATAACGTTTATTATGCTGGCTGGAATAACTCGGGTAATACTCCTACTCAGACAGTAGGTATTCACCACCCTAGAGGAGATGTAAAAAAGTTGGCATTTGATGAAGATGCTCCAGTATCTGGAACTTTTGGAACCTCTATTACCAATGGTGAATGGCGTATTTTACAATGGGAAAGAAATACAACTACTGAAGGTGGTTCTTCTGGTTCTGGATTATGGGATGAAAACCACTTAATTGTTGGCCAATTACACGGAGGTCAGGCCAATTGCGCTAATAGTGTCAATGATTATTACGGTAAATTTTCTGTTTCTTGGGATGGAACAAGCTCTACAACAAGACTAAAAGACTGGTTAGACCCTCAAAATTCAGGAGCCACTTCTCTCAATGGGTGGGATCCTAACGCTTCGGATAACGACGTTTATATGGTGGCTATTTTAACTCCTGAGACCACCAACTGTGGTAACGCTGTTACTCCTAAGATTTTGATCAAAAACAATGGAGAAGAAGCGCTTTCAACAATTACTTTTAATTATGGGACAAACGGTAACATATTATCCAGCTATAACTGGAGTGGAAACTTAGCTACCAACGACACCTTATCCATAACTTTACCAAGTACTGGTGTTATTCCACAAGGAGAAAACAGCATCACCATTATTTCTAATAACCCCAATGAAACTGAAGATGGAGACCATTCCAACGATACCTTAACAACTACTTTTACAAATAATCAAAACTGTTTAGCCTATCCTAACCCATTTAGGGATCAACTTACTATCAATTTTGAAAGTGATAAAATCAATGATTTACCTGTTGAAATATTCTTAACAGATGTACAGGGAAAACAATTGTGGAGCTCTACTCATGATGCTAATGCCAACAACGAGCTAACGATTAACACAAGCCAACTAGCAAAAGGAATCTACCTTTTAGAAATAAGATACGCTAAAGAAAGTACGCTACAAAAACTAATTAAGAATTAA
- a CDS encoding peptidylprolyl isomerase → MKHFIHSIIALLFSSAIYSQGATDPVLLTIDGKAVTKSEFEQIFWKNKKETVTNKKELDDYMVLFKKFKLKVAAAEDIGLDTTKKFKSELAGYRAQLERPYLVDTTLNEALLKEAYHRIENEVRASHILIEVKKGASPKDTLAAYNRILNVRSQILDKKISFDDAALKFSTDPSAKHNKGDLGFFSAFRMVYPFENAAFNTSLGTVSMPFRTQFGYHIVQPTEERKGRGKIKVAHIMLRIKEDASNSERENLKKKAEEIYQKINAGGDYAKLAQEFSEDRNSARKGGEIGWINTGETFAEFDNAAFELKTNNAISKPVKSPVGWHIIKRLDYKPVGSYEEMRSELKHKIQRDVRSQKTREQFIANLKKEYGFIENKLVLESFYKTSKSELNNKTNVLFSFAKQAYTREDFNAYLTQNKRNNKDLNNEEILDIYNKFVANKIVEYEKTQLERKHPEFRALLKEYRDGILLFDITDQMVWSKAVKDTTGLKAFYETTQNNYMWPDRLQGDLFSSNNKKTIKKAYKLVKKGKLKSDSIVNFLNQDSQLNIQLESGIFEQAQHQYLKNQSWKKGLNKVQMINGKYVFCNVKNSLPSQPKKLDEAKGLITAAYQEHLEKEWLKTLEAKHKIIVDEAVLYAITKK, encoded by the coding sequence ATGAAACATTTCATTCATAGCATTATTGCGCTACTTTTTTCTTCGGCGATCTATAGTCAGGGAGCTACTGATCCTGTATTGCTAACCATTGATGGTAAAGCAGTTACTAAATCGGAGTTTGAACAGATTTTCTGGAAAAACAAAAAAGAAACTGTAACCAATAAAAAAGAACTGGATGATTATATGGTTCTCTTTAAAAAATTCAAATTAAAAGTTGCTGCTGCAGAAGACATTGGACTAGACACTACTAAAAAATTTAAGAGTGAATTAGCTGGTTATAGAGCACAGTTGGAAAGACCTTACTTGGTAGACACAACACTTAACGAAGCATTGCTCAAAGAAGCTTATCACAGAATTGAAAACGAGGTTAGAGCTAGTCATATCTTAATTGAAGTAAAAAAAGGGGCTTCTCCTAAAGACACACTTGCTGCTTATAATAGAATTTTAAATGTACGTTCTCAGATATTAGATAAAAAAATCAGTTTTGATGATGCTGCATTAAAATTTTCAACTGACCCTTCTGCCAAACACAACAAAGGTGACTTAGGCTTTTTTAGTGCTTTTAGAATGGTATACCCATTTGAGAATGCAGCTTTTAACACCTCATTAGGCACTGTTTCTATGCCTTTCAGAACTCAGTTTGGATATCACATTGTTCAACCTACTGAAGAAAGAAAAGGACGAGGTAAAATTAAAGTTGCTCACATTATGTTGAGAATTAAAGAAGATGCTTCTAATTCTGAAAGAGAGAACTTAAAAAAGAAAGCTGAAGAAATCTATCAGAAGATAAATGCAGGAGGTGATTATGCTAAACTAGCTCAAGAATTTTCTGAAGACAGAAACTCTGCCAGAAAAGGAGGAGAAATTGGGTGGATCAACACGGGGGAAACTTTTGCCGAATTTGACAATGCTGCTTTTGAGCTTAAAACAAACAATGCTATCTCTAAACCAGTAAAATCTCCTGTTGGCTGGCATATTATCAAAAGACTAGACTATAAGCCTGTTGGTTCTTACGAAGAAATGCGTTCTGAGCTAAAGCACAAAATTCAACGTGACGTACGCTCTCAAAAAACAAGAGAACAATTTATTGCTAACCTAAAAAAGGAATACGGTTTTATCGAGAACAAACTTGTTCTTGAAAGCTTTTACAAGACTTCAAAATCAGAACTAAATAACAAGACTAATGTTTTATTTTCATTTGCAAAACAAGCTTATACGCGTGAGGATTTTAACGCTTACTTAACTCAGAACAAAAGAAACAACAAAGACTTAAACAATGAAGAAATATTGGATATCTACAACAAATTTGTTGCGAATAAAATTGTTGAGTATGAAAAAACGCAACTTGAGCGTAAACACCCTGAATTCAGAGCATTATTAAAAGAATATAGAGATGGGATTTTACTTTTTGACATTACCGATCAAATGGTATGGAGCAAAGCGGTCAAAGACACTACTGGGTTAAAAGCGTTCTACGAAACAACACAAAACAATTATATGTGGCCAGATAGACTTCAAGGAGACCTTTTCTCTTCTAATAATAAGAAGACGATTAAAAAAGCCTACAAATTGGTAAAAAAAGGAAAACTTAAAAGCGATTCTATTGTCAACTTCTTAAACCAAGATTCTCAATTAAATATACAATTAGAAAGTGGTATATTTGAGCAAGCTCAACATCAGTACCTTAAAAATCAATCTTGGAAAAAAGGATTAAACAAGGTTCAAATGATTAATGGCAAATATGTTTTTTGTAATGTAAAAAATAGTCTCCCAAGCCAACCAAAAAAACTAGATGAAGCTAAAGGTTTAATTACAGCTGCCTATCAAGAACACCTAGAAAAAGAATGGTTAAAAACATTGGAAGCTAAACATAAAATCATTGTAGATGAAGCCGTTCTTTATGCTATAACTAAGAAGTAA